AATGCAAAGTTTTGCTATCTAgttgttttgttatttcttttacatTTAGGAGAATATTTTCTTGCTGAATTAATCGAAGCCCAAGATAATGATAATAAATGCATTGTAGGGGATGTAAGtgtgtttttttcttcctaAATTTGCTTGTCATTTACTTAGTgctgtgaaattttaaaaatcgatgATGCTTCCAGAGAAGGAAGAATATTTTGAAGGTTGTTTCATTACTGTTTTGCTCTCAAATAGGTAAATGGGACTGCAGTGGGTTTTATGAGTGTATCAACAAACGTGAACACATCTATACTGAAAGAAAATTTCgaacttgaagtttttaattactttttaaagaaaattgaaagGAAAAAAGAAGGTAATGTAACAAATCAAGAAGTTTTGTGATTTGTTTTATTATGGCTTTATTTTGCCACATGGTAAAAGATCTTCTTGATgcgcaaaaaatgtaaacatcgcACACCCAAAACCTTCTTTTGTTTCTATATTTCTAGGATTTTTAATATCCAACAGGTATTCGTTTTACTTTAAGCAGCTTGGGAAAAAAACTTaataatattacttttttatttttcaattatatGTTAAGTTTTTGGTAAATTGGTAATTTTGGTAATGCACTGTTATGTGTGTACGACCTTGAAATAATCTGCTTTGTATTTACTGCTCATTTTAGTCAtacatgaaaaaaaagaagagccAAGCAGAACTAGGTAATTGGTAACTTGTTGGATCATATATTTCTGCATGTATATATGTCATCGTTCCAGATTATAACTTTTGTTTGTTACCTTTATTTCTTTAGTCTTACACcatcaaatcaagaagaaagcTTGGACACAGAAACTTGTTAGCTacctaattttctttttcttctgtcTATGATATTATCGCATGTTCCTTTGTATGCTGCTATGAACAATGATTTTTTGCTTTCAGCTCATGAATTAACCACACCAACACCAACAAAGTGAGTTTTTGAGAAATCTCTTTTAAATCTCTTACTGTTTAGGTAGATCGATAAACCCTGAGCTTTTCCAAGCTTCTAAAATAATATCATACACAATTTTGTTAAGTACCtttcgttttgttttgaaatcttACCTAGTGATTCAAAGTGGAGACTTTTTTGAGGAATTAAATACTAAATGGTACTTTCCTATATGCCAACCTGCGTTTTATgcttatgctgcataaattatgatgtcatatttaaattttctgtcatcagtaattttagactttttaggAGGTGCGCATTCACCacaaaattaagaggcctgaaatgagcaaacaagtgtcaCTGACTTAGCAAGACTTATTGCCTCCTATCTAGGGGTAGTGTGGCCATTgagttatattttatattttagacttttttattagtattatagtaaaaagtatttcctgtttaatatatatatatatatattgaaacatATCTTGAATTTGCCCCAAATCACGCATGTCGAGaatttagttgttttttttcctCATTACTTTCTTctggaataataataaattttccAAGTCCTAGAACTTGTTTCCTTCTTACTTTTGcgttttgcagaaaaaaatgtcataagttttttttattccttGGCTTCCATTAGTAATTTGTACCACATCAAAATATGATTTTTGATAacactttttctttaaatttaatcCTTGTCtgaattataacatttttaaaattatctgacCATATTTCATgtcattttgtgaaaaataatacCCACAAAATTTTTGCAAACAATTCCTAAACATTAATACCTGCTTTGTCCTGCAATAGTTAGTACCATTATGAAAAAATGGACCAAAATAAAGCTGATTTAGAGCAAGAGTAACAAAGTTATGTCCATTTGATGCCTTGAAAAAAGTTTCAACATCTAAGCAACATCAGTAACAAGGAAGAACAGTCCTTAAAAGTGGATAAATTGTTTAGTGCCATGACAAAAtcatagaaatatattttatttttttacagtagTATGCTGTGTATAACGTTTGTGTTCTTGTTTTTTGATACAGTACTTGTTAGTAATGTTTTCATGGTTTAATTTAAGTACTCTTATTATAGTCGACTTCGATCCCCAATGTCAAGAAATAGAGGTAAgtaaatgttttatattttccaaCCCTCTCTTCCATTAGCTTATTTCATCAATTTTGTGTTGTGATGCAAATATGttaatatgtaaaatatgttaATATGTATAATCTAATTGAATCATAACTTTGTAATATGTATTAGCTTCACCTATTAAATCTGCAAGAAGTGTAAAGTTAAGTTCATCGCATTTAGAAGAGAGGTTAGTTATTCACACTTTGTGACATTTGACATTCTTATGTTGTTGAATACTTACTTTATTTACCTTTACTTTAGACCTTCTTCTAGCAAGAAGAAGGAACAGGAACCTGAGGTAATTGTTTGTCTCGATTATTTTCTGTATTAATAAACGTattctgtgtgttcaaaatgaCTTTGCACAGCTTCAGTCCAGATCGCTAGCAAAGTAGATCATTTACTGATGGTTAACCCAGGGATTTTTTTCATGGGTTCATAACTAGTTGTCATATATTTACTGTTATAACACATTGACTAGTGGAGGATTTTTCCATAGTTTTGCTTTTGCAAATAAAAGGATGCATTTATTTGATAAACCTATACCGTAAATGATTGATTAAGCACCCAAGGGCTTATTTGTAAAATGGGTTTTGGGGGAGGGGGCTTATTCGGTAGGGGGcttaaaaaattatgcaaaaatctagtgtgctaaaaaataaaaacaacgatTTTAACACAACATATCTTtgtaaaagtataataaaaacaaacactaatcGATCTCAATATCACTATCGCCTTCTTCGTCCTCGTCTACGATCATCTCTAAAGGAGCTGCATCAATCATTTCTTCGGCATCTTGGATAAATGGGTTGTCTTCTGTCTCGTTTAACAGTTGTATTTGTTCATTGAGCATTGCAAGACCATCCTGACAGGGTTGATGCTCTTTGAAACAATGGATCTCTTTATCCTTGCTCCCATCAGTAGCCGATGTTAAGGCACACGCTTTGAACGATTCACATATTAATTCAGCTGGCAGCTCCTTCCAGGAAACAAGAATCCAGTTTACAATTGTGCTGCGAGGCGGAGGTTTCATATTCCTGCCATAAGTTACTTGATGAATTCTGACGGTTTCAAGCCATTCATCGTATTTCTCTATGCAATATGCTTTAAACGGCTTGTTCCAACTAACATCCGGTGCCTGAATATATTTAGTCCAGCCTCCAGGGACCAAAACGGTGTCAATCTTTTTAGCTTCAGGAGATGCCCCAATAACTGGCATTAAATGACACTCATATGTATCCCAAGCTAACAATCTGTGTTTAAAGCTAAATTGTCTGAGAACAGTATTCGTCCAACTAACTGTTAGATCGGTATTCATCCATCCGTTTGTCGAGGAAGCTATTATGCACCTATTTCCAGTTATTTCgtttcataaatttaaaaagccaACCATTTGTTGCTTCAAATTTTTTCGTCATACCTATCTGGATAGACAGTAATTGTTTACTTCCTGATAAGTTTCCTTGACAAACAATCCATTCTAATACTTTTTCCTCCATTTCACCGCTCAACGGTTTTCTGCCAGCCCCTTGTAAACGTTTTCTTTTCTTGTTACTAACTGACTTTGAAAGTTCTTGTAAGTCATCCTTTTTTTCTTCCAATCACGAATATAATGGCAGTCAACTTTATATTTCACCGCAGCAGCCCCAAttgatttttttctgcaaagtCAACAACTTCAAGTTTAAACTTAATCGTATAAGAACTTTTTTCTCTCCTTTGTGAGAAGTTGTTGTTGGTTCTTCTAGTTCCATTTTcgcaatgaaaatgaaaaaaattgaaacaaaattCTATTCAAAAACGAAACATTCGAATTACTTAAACATTTGAATTGGAATTCACAGAGCGAGAACGATACGAATATAACGTTGGTTTTATTTGTCACGACGAATAAAACTTTCAGAGTTGTTTAGAGCATTGTCAGTATCAATTGAGTTCCAGACAGCTATTCGTGgacatcatatttataaagacGCTTGGGCACCAAATATTGGACAAAAATTAATATGCAAAACAGACACCCGGGAAGAAGCAATCCAATATGATCAAAATGCTATTGGCGTTTTTAAATCAACTGATGAAGTAACACTACTGGTTGGACATCTACCAATAGAAATTTCttgtttacttacaaactttttaaacccAGCACCTGAAAACAAACTTGAAGCATTTGTGGTTGGAAAGAGAAAAAGGGAGGTCGGACTTGTTGTTCCAGCAAAGTATGATGCTTAACAGGGAGCAAGATTTTCGGAATTATATTGTTCGacaaattgaaagaaaaaaaagaaaaacacccTAACTTTGAATTGGATATTATAACCGCGAGTGTTATTAATACCTCAACCTGCGAAATAAATACCATTTAATCAATTGTTTATAGTAGTATTTTCTCAGTCCCTATCAACTATATTGAAATTACTGTTAATTCGAATAAGCCCATGGGGTCTTATTCGGGAAGTGgggggcttatttgtcaaaatgagTTTTGGGGAGGGGGCTTATTCGGGAGGGGGGTTATTCGGGAGGGGGATTATTCGGGAGTGGGGGTTATTTGGAAGTGGGGGCTTACACGATCATTTACGGTATGTTAATAATGATCTCTTGTTATTTTAGGTTCAATACATTACTGAAGTATTTGATGTGGAGAGTGTATTTTGTATACAGCTCTACTGTATTGATGAAAAATATGAAGCAAGgtcaaatttcaatttttaccaACATTTTTTACCTTAATGTTATGTTGCCAGAATTAGTATAAGTCCCtgctaaatttaaaatgaaGGTCTCTCATTCTGGTTTATCACTAGTCATATATATAAATCATGTTGACTATATTAGGGGGAAATGATAGAATTGAATTGCAGAGTAATTTATATAATTCTGAATTTTGCCTTTAATGTTTTGCAAATAAGTTATtatcatcaaatattttaaagggGAAGTTAAGccaaaagttatttttgatgtttaattCAACTAGTCTGTATAATTAAGAGACGCCAGTTATATCCGTCCTTTTCTAGGTTATTTGatttgaaattataatttaactaCATTAGcttcacaaattttaaaaattttagtgaccacttttcatttcaaattaatGTATTGACGTCTTGAGTTCAAGTGTCTTGATAATATTGAAGACAACTTTTTACTTATTATTAACGAAAAGACTACATCATCCACATTGCCATTTACAAGTACACAGACTTTGCATATTAATATATAGGACTCTTTCTAATTTAAATATTACCAGCATACCAGTATACCCATTTATATTTATCCACCAATATCCCCATACATATCAATTCATTCTTGTCCTGTTATCAAGTGCATTCTAAATGCAGTCTTTTATACAGTGGCGTTATAATAGTGTCAAAAATATCATATGTGACTTTATAATAATTCCTTTCTCTTTgtataactgttttttttttggtttgtgttTATAGGTCTATTGATTTCTTACCTGTCATATTTGATCTCTTTAAAGTAAGTCTTAAATAACGTTTTTTATACTTGAAGCATGATGTGGTCATTGGATAATCAGGCAAACTTGATACATAATTATGTAAAATAGACTGATTTgtaaattgttcttattttgtcttTTCTTAATCATAACACAAGaaaatttgcaaatttctgtGCCTTTATAATGCCTGCAAAATTAACTTtgtattaatttgtttttaaaaatcgcaAATTGTACTTTTTCCCTTATTTAGGACTAAGTCTATCATTAGCACTTAGTGCTAGAATAATGTTGAATAATTactagagaataaaaaaaataatttttacagctTTTCATTATCAAATATTTAATGCTGTTTTGGTTTTGGATAATTTACatgcttttcttttttgtaggaCAAAGATTTTGCCATAATAACTGTACCTCATACAGTTCCAGAGTTTCCACTGATACAAGCCTTTCAGGTTTATCCTTTGCACTCATCTTAAAACTAACCAATAGTTGTAATTTATCCTTTGCACTCATCTTAAAACTAACCACTAGTTGTAATGCTAAGTCTGTGAATCATGTTGTACATTTTTCGAAAATTCTAGAACATTCGTTTGTTGTTTTGGAACATAACAACTTCTGAACTTTCCACATTTATAGCATAAGATAAAATTTATCAATattgttcatttttttatatgtaacTTATAGTAACAATTATAATAAAGAAATCATGTCTTAGAATATAGTCTTTTAAACAAACAGTCCTTAAAAATTATGTATGTCATGTGTGAAGTTTGTACTAGTAATCTGTGTTATGTATAAGATACTTGTAAGGAAAATAGGGAAAATTCTGTCATTAAGGTGTCCAGAATTAGAAGGAATATATTGACTAAGTTATCCCACAGATCATGATCAATGTTattaatttattattgtttttattcttaGCGAGTTTCACCAAAATCAAATAGTGTGTTACCGCAAGAGCTATATATCTTCAATAGAAATGGATTGCGACGGtatgtagtttttttttgtttacaacatTAACAATAAAGTCAACAGTTGTTTCTTGCACACATTGAACTTTAGATCATTTCAAGTACGTACTTGCCGAACTGGGGACTTTGACAGCATTAAAAGTTTAACTGAGACAATATGTGGACATGCTGATATTTTGAAGTGAGTAAAGGTGCTTTTTGTTATTCGTACGTACCTGTAATAATGCTGCTTAATGTTAGATAGCATATATGCAGCATATGCAATCGTGGTTACATTCTCATATTATGATTTGTTTATGtcatgtttgttgtttttagggATGTAAAGCAATACAATGATTACCGAAGAGATGAGGTAGTTAAATTTCACCTATATTACTCTGTTCATTACTGTTAAGGAAGCTTACGGTTTGATGTTTTATGATAGTATGTTGTTGCTGCTTTATCGAAATTATTTGGGTACCATGTCAAGTGTTCTCTAGATTTGCTTCTGATAAATTtggtataaataaatttttaaaaaatgcaatatatcTGCACTGTTTTATTGTGTATTCAGCTTGTTAAAATCGAACTTTTAAATGTGGTTTCTGTGTTAGGATGGTGTAAGAATCTATGCTTATGTTGCTGAAGTCATTGGACAGATAGTTGGGGTCTGCATTTTTCGACAAGAGAAAGTAAGAAGGTGTTTCAAGTGCCAACGAGTATATGATTTTCTTCTGAAAGATTTTACTTAAGACATCCATTCCTGCGAAGGGGGTTTTAGCGCATTTAAAGATCCCATTCGAGCTATGAAAGTCATGCCAGTACAGCAAtagctcaactagacaaccgcctaagatatcaatcctattcccATGCTAaatgctaagcagaaaggatagattcacacttttatagtctctggtatgatgcggccggggtttgaacccaagtcCTCTTGCAccggaagcgaacgctctaccaatAGGCTACCATTCTAATTCCTTATTATGTTAAATATGACTTTGAATTAAAGAGAAATCACTTGTTAACACAAAACACTAAAGCACCTACGACAATAATACAAGAGTTAATGtagatattttttatgttttaggaCATTGAGTATATTCGTTCACATTACAACATTGAAGATTTTGTTTACTATCGTCTCCATGAATCGAATGAGCATGTTCACTTGCATCACTTTGTTTTAAATCCAATAtttcaacatttttctaaatactttttaaaGGCATGTAcattttgttttatgttttattgcatttcaaaataacttttcttgcatACATTATTTGTGATCAACAATATTCTATCTAAAATTGATACTTGTAATCCAATAATGTTAGTTTTCTAGGGGTAACACTAAAAATTAGGGCTAAAAACATGTGCAATATTGAACAACATGAGGTGAAGTTACTCAATTTTTCAACTCAAAAGACAATACTGAATAAAgatactaaaataaataaataaataaataaataaataaataaataaataaataaataaataaataaataaataaataaataaataaataaatatgtaaatatgtaaatatgtaaatatgtaaatatgtaaatatgtaaatatgtaaatatgtaaatatgtaaatatgtaaatatgtaaatatgtaaatatgtaaatatgtaaatatgtaaatatgtaaataagtaaataagtaaataaataaataaataaataaataaataaataaataagtaaataaataagtaaataaataaataaataaatgaacaaatgaatgaataaataaatataaataataaaatagtgAGCACAAAttgcacatttttttgtttttaaaaatggtttgaaAGGATTACAGGTTTGTTCGCAATTTTGAATTTGTGTCCCAACCTGCTAATTGAAAttctttagttatttttttttctatttgttgtaattttccttatttttttttatcttcaggAGATTTTTTATCTTTCTAAAGCATCATGCATGTATTACCTGCTTTATACACAAAGCAATGAGAAAAAGGTAGGAATGTACCGTTTTTGTTAATCTCTGTTCGTGCTTTTACATTCCTTGACGCGTTTTGTGAGTAGTCTTTTAATAAACACAGAAAGATTTgtgtattgaaataatttataGATTCTAGAGCTTGTTTTTTGATCTCACCTTCTCtccaaatgtatataaaatttgAGCTTACAACATTTGtcatttgacaaaacataaCAAAATTTAAGTTGTTAGATTTGTGTTGTAATTTTGAAGTTACAGTCAATTTCTTCAATTTGAGTCCggatttaaacttttattactAGACAGTGGTTACCAAAACCACGCTCGTAGTTCAAACCCTCTGTAATTCTGCGAGCCAGCAGCATAATTTCGTGCAATTCTTATTAGCATGTTCTTTCATTTGGCTCTGAAgctcttttttgatttttttacacttttttttcaTCCCCTTTATTTGCCATAAATTATGTGAAATACAACCGTGCCAAACCTTAACATTGGTGTAATTCTTTATACAATCATTTAAAAATAGCATTAGAAGCCAGAATAGCATttggcctctttttaaaaaaatgaatataggCTCTTATAAAGCCGAAATATTGTTGTAGATTATTATAAAATAGTTGAAATGCAATCATGCATTTCAACTATTTTATAATAATCGAACAATGATTACTTACTAAATATAAAGAATGGCTCTTACTTGTACATGTTACCTTGTGCTTCTTTAATTTTACACATTGGTTGACTATTCAGATAATATACATATAGTCTTGAACACTCATCATATGTTTTAGAATACGAAGCCACATAGTTTGATAACCTGCCTAAATGATATGGTACCAGTAAGGTAAATTTAAACTTATTAACTAACTGTTTCCTGATTTTAATACATCCAACTGATCAATATTCCAATGAGACAACTGTTAGATTTTTCCTTCTTTAGGTCTTTATATAATTAAATAAGTGTGTAATGAATGTAGTAATTCAAACTTTTTtgttacaatgtttttttattgttttgttgtacTGAATTTACCAAATatcttatataatatatttttatgtaattttagTGCACGACGTCAAATAATCTATCCCGTGGAAGATTTAATGGGGAACTCACCCGTAGAACAAGTTCTGTATCATAAGGTAAGGATTAGTTATGAGCCATGTGGAATAATCCACCGTATTCAGAACATTGTTTCTGGAGACACATGTCTGTTTTGATGCAATCACTGGTCTTGCCATATTTATGGAAAAATAAGACGTTTGTCAAAGCGACTTTTAGGCAATGTGACTATTTTGCGTCCCAGGTAGAGCTTTTTCTCGTGTACCCGAAGCATATGTAGATTAAACATTGTAATtgctatatttaatttttaggaGCCATACGCTTTGTATCACATGAACAGAAAACTAACATTGGAACCAAAAGtaatattttattgttaatattTACTTCAGCTAACCATAAATACAGAACCTTAAATTAGGAAAATGTGAATAGGTGTATAGTATTAATAATGAAATTTCTTATGAGAAAATACTAATTTTACGTGAAGCGACTCTCTTAACCAACCGATGCTCTTTAAGGTGGTTGTGAACATTCGAATTGTGGTTGTTGGTGCTTCAGATACTGCTTTATCAGCACTGCAAACACTAGTTTTCTGGTAAGGATGTCAGACAATTAGATATATATTTTCCAATACGTATTGGAAACGGGCAAGCACCTGCATTATCACTTTTTATGTAACAACATAGGTACATCgtcatatttatatattaaaataaaaatttatagcCCACATTTGAATTTCAACAACTTGATTTTAATATCTGAAACAGAAGCATTTGAAATCGATGGTGCGTTTGATAATCTGAAAAATGCATTTATACCTCAAAGGTAAGAAATTAACACAAAAATCTATGTGTAACATACACTTTGATTGTTTACCATGCACTTTAATTTGTGAAATCAATGTTTGATCTATCTGACACAACAAGCACTCTTTTGTTGGCGTTTTCTTGTTTATCTAGTTGTTTTCAGGCATggacattaaataaaaaaaattgaatgtttTTTGTCTTGAGATCataaaaagtttcttaaaatcCCACAAGCTGTTCCAAGATTATGGAGCAACAATTCTGTTTGTAAGATATTACTCTGCTTTTTTTCTTAGTTTTGATTTCAACAGCAAACAGAAGGCCTTGAAATCTCTTAAGACTTGGGTAAATTTTGTGAAAGGGAAATTAACAAGAATTGACAGGTATCATGTGTTAttgtttttgaaagaaaaaaataatataattattatCTTATAAAGTTATTGCCTAAAGTAAACGACATGTTTCAAGTGAAAACTACTCTGTTGTACTTTTTGCTCAACTTTTGTTTTAATCTAGCTAAAACTCATTATTTcactttagaaaaaacaaatgtCTTACAATAGATGGTTCACATAAAGTTCCCTATGACCAGCTTCTGTTGTGTACGGGTGAACAATACCATGCAACAATACCTACAGGTGCAGATGTTGAACAACTAGTCACAACTAGTGAAGCTGTACAAATAAAACGACGTCAGGTGAGCTAGTCATGTTTTATTCCAAAAACAAACCAGGATTTCTTTGATTAATACCTGACATGTGCAAGAGTAATcgtttaaaatgaaaacaccGAGGTGATAACTGTGAATATACGTTTCACAAGGCTTTAAAGGGACCTAACACAAAAAATTATTCTAATGTTTGATTAATAAGCAACtcttagaaaattaaaataatcaagACACCAGCCACTATGCAGTTTTTAAATGCACATGCTGACTAACTTATCACATTATCGATAACGTTGTCGTATGGtcaaattaacatgctttcaagATTTTCCAAACCTAAATATCGtaagaaaaaaaagagattttttaaaaaaaaaatcaaaaaactgAAGGAGCGACTTTTATCCTGTGTGACAGGGTTTCTTTCAAAGAAAGTTTGACACCTATTTTTTTAAGCTGATATATTTTGTAAGCTGATAATTGTCACCCCGTGTGTAAGCAAACCATGAAGTTTACTGTGTTAGTTACttgaatgttttttattattattattattattattattattattattattattattattattattattattattattattattattattattattattattattattattattattattattattattattattattattattattattattattattattattattattattattattattattattattattattattattattattattatatttacacTGGATAAAAACACTTCAACTAATAATCTTTCCCTAAATAAgtgaaaatctttttcaaaatgatGAAAATCTCTTTCAAAATGGTaaccatatttttcaaaaaatagaaaatctcttccaaaaaagaaaaaaaactttttaaaatggtaAAATATCTCTCGACTACAAAAACACAGCCAAAGGTTATGGCCGCAAGGCGTAAAAAAGGCTTGGTAACGAGATACAAGACCTCATCTCTCTAATGTTCAGAAAATGTCAATATTCAAATAAGTAGTTGTggagacaaaagaaaaaaacgctaTAAAATTTTTTGACGAAAAGTTAAAGTAAAAGTCTTAAGATGATGGATGACCTATAGAAAGGCAATTACAATAATATGGCGTCAAGGTTTCTATCCCAAAATATTACGTAAAGCTAACTTAAAAATGCTTAgttataaaacttttaaaactctTCTTTTGTTTTCGTAAGTACGGTACTGGTGTGGGTTGTGCCGCATTGTTTAGACATTCGAGCGGTGCAAAGGTGTAAGTTAACTCGTAATtctgcttttttatattttgataatGGTTGGTTAACTAGGTGGGCTAAGCTAAGAAAATATGTCTTCCTATTTTGACTAATTATCATGTAGCAACACCAATAAGGGGGATGATCTACCTTTTTGGTTTATTCATATacacatatatattttcttctgTATTTAGGTAAAACTAGTACAGCATTGTCTTATATATTCAGGAGTTTATATCCtgcttttatttctatttttgctTCTTTTATTAGCCGCCTGAAGTTTTTAAACCAG
The genomic region above belongs to Hydractinia symbiolongicarpus strain clone_291-10 chromosome 4, HSymV2.1, whole genome shotgun sequence and contains:
- the LOC130640741 gene encoding cilia- and flagella-associated protein 61-like isoform X2, with protein sequence MSRSSNNLSELAISARRTESLDASEISQLVTNQTYDLFGRVHIAHIIEKANLAVTLTDDTNAVVGHAAFYDQPNWNVSNDRHWMCWLKENFNITTCDPVNSLFMHYYVSKEEYSEGVINEIIRTIFYAVPLLHFVILIAPVSLNIDKSISTVFEPIERTSDYNADHQAYVCHRHNHCPVLHIREARIEDHDDLMPIFDKHNNHLTKIYGEYFLAELIEAQDNDNKCIVGDVNGTAVGFMSVSTNVNTSILKENFELEVFNYFLKKIERKKEVIHEKKEEPSRTSLTPSNQEESLDTETSHELTTPTPTNRLRSPMSRNRASPIKSARSVKLSSSHLEERPSSSKKKEQEPEVQYITEVFDVESVFCIQLYCIDEKYEARSIDFLPVIFDLFKDKDFAIITVPHTVPEFPLIQAFQRVSPKSNSVLPQELYIFNRNGLRRSFQVRTCRTGDFDSIKSLTETICGHADILKDVKQYNDYRRDEDGVRIYAYVAEVIGQIVGVCIFRQEKDIEYIRSHYNIEDFVYYRLHESNEHVHLHHFVLNPIFQHFSKYFLKEIFYLSKASCMYYLLYTQSNEKKNTKPHSLITCLNDMVPVSARRQIIYPVEDLMGNSPVEQVLYHKEPYALYHMNRKLTLEPKVVVNIRIVVVGASDTALSALQTLVFCPHLNFNNLILISETEAFEIDGAFDNLKNAFIPQSFDFNSKQKALKSLKTWVNFVKGKLTRIDRKNKCLTIDGSHKVPYDQLLLCTGEQYHATIPTGADVEQLVTTSEAVQIKRRQPPEVFKPENVFVLNDLQQCFQVQEWLKNSFKTDKIVVYGNSIEAYTCINGLLTQGVDGCCIHHVHSPSVLPSCFNEPHVDEIVKQELEKAGVQSYYGYTLARWNNDSKNEEILKVATFTSDTKPLSLECQAFFCFDKKSVEYNAFKAINDSCLVFDGKLVIDSKFHTNDENIQAAGPLTKYARRYHSNNWTHANFNSREIGTKLAESVLELFDPTLDGVIETNDGGLIPKYTEPKVISCQLPAKNAVKWKRAL